CATCCATGATACCATTGATTTTATCTCCGGACGGATGCAAGCCTTTTGCAGCCAGTGCTTCTTCAAGCTTCCGAACCAGGTCTCCGGTAGAGCCAAACAGAACGCGCGCTGTCAGTGGGGTATTAGGGTTGGTTGCCACCTGCGCTGCTTTTAATCCTTCGAGTAGGGCGTACCGAAACTTAGTTTGCGGGATAGAGTACCCGTAGTTTTTGAAGGTTTTCCAAGGACCTCTGTTTGGATTGGGAAAGCCGACGACCACCTGACATCCAGCACTGCTATAGCTTCCGCCTGTTCCAGAACTCCAAGCGGCGTGGAGGTTGTCATAAGGTACTGCCAATTCAATTTTGTCCGTAATCTCGTATTGGAGGTCGTCACCAGTACGTAAAATGGGCCTTAATTCGGTGTCAGGGTGGCGCCATGCATCGTGGGTGCCCGATGGGCTTGGGCGGTGCTTGCCCTTGACATAGCTATAATAGCCAATGAACATTCGGTTTGCTCCCATACCGCCCCTTGCAAGTGCTTTTTGGATGTATTTGCGATGGGGCACGGTACTACCGGGGAAGATAGCAAACACACGCCGAGCCGGAATCCATTGCCCAATGGTACAACGTGGATTCAGGTAATTTACATCAGTAATGGTAAGGGAATGCCGATCCAAGAATTGTTCTGCACGAGCATCCATTGGGAGGCATCCTCGCAGGCCGAACAAGACCATCTCGTTCTGAGGGACATCAAATTGGTTGATTTGAAATAAACGGCGGAGATCCGATTCCGTAAAAACGAAAGAAGCCATAACCTACTCCTAGATTGAGGTTTGGGAAGTTGAAAAGATGAGAAAGATGCGCAAGATGGGTGCTGGCTCCCCCTATTCAGCACTTTATGCGGATTGAAAATTGATCATTCGGAACAAACTTCCGAACGGATTGGGTGTGGTGGCGGTATTCTGGAGTGAATTATATAAAATTTAAGGCACAAAGTCTATTATTATTGCTAATTTATTGGCCTTAACCTTAAAAAAATGCCCGATTATCCGATTCGTTACCGCATTCGTGGCGATGACGTACACATTTTAGAGGTGATGCTGCCACCGGGTGGTGCGATCAAGGCCGAGTCTGGCGCCATGATTTACATGGACAACGTCATTGAGATGGATACGCCCATCGAGTTAAATCCTTGGCAGCGTTTTGTGCTTCGCAAAACCGGCGAAAATATTTACAACCCCGTGTTCTATAACCATAGTGACCGCGTGGCAGTTGTTGCATTTGCTGCACCTATCCCTGGCGGCATTATTCCGTTGGATCTACGCAAACACGGGGGGGCAGTGATCTGTCAAAAAGGGTCTTATTTATGCGGAACCACCGACGTAAAGTTGGATATTGAATTGGCCAAAGACTTAAAAACGGCCGTATTTGGTAAAGAAGGGTTCATTCTGCAAAAA
The sequence above is a segment of the Bacteroidetes Order II. bacterium genome. Coding sequences within it:
- a CDS encoding AIM24 family protein, which codes for MPDYPIRYRIRGDDVHILEVMLPPGGAIKAESGAMIYMDNVIEMDTPIELNPWQRFVLRKTGENIYNPVFYNHSDRVAVVAFAAPIPGGIIPLDLRKHGGAVICQKGSYLCGTTDVKLDIELAKDLKTAVFGKEGFILQKLVGAGLGFIHGGGTVVERFLHDQETIKVDIASLAAFSGTIHYTLELVKGVINKIIGGEGLWLISLTGPGVVYLQSTRFNVQSTHGE
- a CDS encoding peptidoglycan-binding protein, whose product is MASFVFTESDLRRLFQINQFDVPQNEMVLFGLRGCLPMDARAEQFLDRHSLTITDVNYLNPRCTIGQWIPARRVFAIFPGSTVPHRKYIQKALARGGMGANRMFIGYYSYVKGKHRPSPSGTHDAWRHPDTELRPILRTGDDLQYEITDKIELAVPYDNLHAAWSSGTGGSYSSAGCQVVVGFPNPNRGPWKTFKNYGYSIPQTKFRYALLEGLKAAQVATNPNTPLTARVLFGSTGDLVRKLEEALAAKGLHPSGDKINGIMDVETWKAIHKFQVQVFGEDEADGIVGRMTAESLGITDWPRV